A section of the Hypanus sabinus isolate sHypSab1 unplaced genomic scaffold, sHypSab1.hap1 scaffold_872, whole genome shotgun sequence genome encodes:
- the LOC132390352 gene encoding probable G-protein coupled receptor 139, whose product MLETFFRVRKIWYMVIAVIGVPVNLVAIAILSRGKCGLSTCTTRYLVAMATADLLTIIFAVIFWRVSYYYFPGTFLDITPVCTMISVLGEAATDCSVWFTVSFTFDRFVAICWQKQKTKYCTGKTAAVVLTTTGVLLCFENVPYLFKYRPVKVIVNIPWDCIPKPGSFTDPGWVGYRWLSKLLTPLLPFVLILLLNALTVRHILVTSCVRKGLRGQSKAENRSDPEMESRRRSVILLLTISGSFIILWSVNVVEFLYYIIAGLDQNNYNDSEYIFQHTGYMLMILSCCTNTFIYGVTQSKFREQFISAAKYPLAPIIQLTTKENI is encoded by the exons atgcttgaaacatttttccgtgtgagaaagatatggtACATGGTCATTGCCGTTATTGGTGTTCCCG tgaatttagtggcgattgcaatcctgtcccggggaaagtgcggactctccacctgtaccactcgctacctggtagcCATGGcgacggcggatctactaacTATCATATTTGCGGTCATATTTTGGCgagtcagttattattacttccccggaactttcctggacatcactccCGTGTGTACTATGATCTCTGTTCTGGGAGAGGCAGCCACAgattgttctgtctggttcaccgtcagctTTACATTTGATCGCTTTGTAGCCATCTGTTGGCAGAagcagaaaacaaaatattgcaccgggaaaactgcggctgtggttctgacaacaaccggtgtTCTGCTCTGTTTTGAAAATGTGCCCTACTTATTTAAGTATCGTCCTGTGAAAGTGATTGTCAATATCccctgggactgtattccaaAGCCCGGGTCCTTTACGGATCCTGGATGGGTGGGCTACAGATGGCTTTCTAAACTTCTAAcaccattactcccgttcgtgttaatactactgctcaatgctctgacagtcagacacattttggtgactagttgcgtccgtaaggggctgaggggtcagagcaaggcggagaaccgcagtgacccggagatggagagcaggaggaggtctgtgatcttacttctcaccatctccgggagCTTCATCATCTTGTGGTCGGTAAATGTTGTCGAATTCCTTTATTATATCATTGCCGGGTTGGATCAgaataattacaacgattcggaatacatatttcaacacaccggatacatgctgatgatattaagttgctgcacaaacacgtttatttatggggtaactcagtccaagttcagagagcagttcatcagcgcagcgaaatatccgctcgcACCAATTATTCAACTAACTACTAAAGAAAATATCTAA